The following are encoded together in the Tripterygium wilfordii isolate XIE 37 chromosome 18, ASM1340144v1, whole genome shotgun sequence genome:
- the LOC119983855 gene encoding NAC domain-containing protein 62-like — protein MDPDQAVGFQFHPTDEQLIHHYLNLKNLGFDDRVTNIGEIEICNFEPWQLPERAVTPTNDYTWYFFTRPDYRYTNSRRANRITNGGYWKVIGKARKIVDGNNDEIGTKKTLVFLQGNVPKGVKTNWVIHEYHSNMNNSDQRDFVLCRLKKKPGGHFDDAIDEEGQPIQHNVAQQIDPQLHGDNLESQ, from the exons ATGGATCCAGACCAAGCAGTGGGTTTTCAATTCCACCCGACTGATGAACAACTCATCCACCATTATCTGAATCTTAAGAACCTTGGTTTTGATGACCGAGTCACAAATATTGGAGAGATTGAAATCTGCAACTTCGAGCCTTGGCAATTACCCG AGCGGGCGGTTACTCCAACAAACGATTACACATGGTACTTCTTTACGCGTCCAGATTACAGGTACACAAACAGCAGACGCGCAAATAGGATAACCAATGGTGGATACTGGAAAGTTATCGGGAAGGCACGTAAAATCGTTGATGGAAACAACGATGAGATTGGTACCAAGAAAACATTGGTTTTCCTCCAAGGAAATGTGCCGAAAGGAGTGAAGACTAATTGGGTCATTCATGAGTACCATTCCAACATGAACAATTCTGACCAG AGGGATTTTGTCCTCTGTCGTTTGAAGAAAAAGCCGGGTGGTCATTTTGATGATGCAATAGACGAAGAAGGGCAGCCAATTCAGCATAATGTAGCTCAACAG ATCGATCCTCAACTTCATGGGGATAACTTGGAGTCACAATAG
- the LOC119983857 gene encoding NAC domain-containing protein 69-like, whose amino-acid sequence MDPEQAPGFRFHPTDEELLNHFLNQKKLGYDAQVSDIGEVEICKFEPLQLPERAATQTNDYTWYFFSRPHYKYRNSKRANRKTNGGYWKVTGKERKIMDENNKEIGTKKTLVFYQGNVPNGVKTNWVIHEFHSNMNYSDQRNFVLCRLKQQPE is encoded by the exons atGGATCCAGAACAAGCACCGGGTTTTCGATTCCATCCCACTGATGAAGAACTTTTGAATCATTTTCTGAATCAGAAGAAACTTGGTTACGATGCCCAAGTTTCAGATATTGGGGAGGTTGAAATCTGCAAATTCGAGCCTTTGCAATTACCCG AGCGGGCTGCTACGCAAACAAACGATTACACATGGTACTTCTTTTCACGTCCGCATTACAAGTACAGAAACAGCAAACGCGCAAATAGGAAAACCAATGGTGGATACTGGAAAGTTACGGGGAAGGAACGTAAAATCATGGATGAAAACAACAAAGAGATTGGTACCAAGAAAACATTGGTTTTCTACCAAGGAAATGTGCCTAATGGAGTGAAGACTAATTGGGTCATTCATGAGTTCCATTCCAACATGAACTATTCTGATcag AGGAATTTTGTTCTGTGTCGTTTGAAGCAACAACCGGAATAG
- the LOC119983854 gene encoding protein NTM1-like 9 gives MDPDQAPGFRFHPSDEELISHYLNLKKCGYDDDRVSDIGELDICNFEPWELPERAATQPNDYTWYFFSRPHYKYRNSKRANRRTNGGYWKVTGKKRKIMDENNDEIGTKKTLVFYQGNVPNGVKTNWVIHEFHSNMNYSDERDFVLCRLKQKPDGSSDDAIYDEGQPSQHVAQQIEPQHQGDQLESPSAFNDQDSGYSYAEQLETYMWQEAPSYGSYAYYSNGY, from the exons ATGGATCCAGACCAAGCACCGGGTTTTCGATTCCATCCTTCGGATGAAGAACTCATCAGTCATTATCTGAATCTGAAGAAATGTGGTTACGATGATGACCGAGTCTCAGATATTGGAGAGCTTGACATCTGCAACTTTGAGCCTTGGGAATTACCCG AGCGGGCTGCTACGCAACCAAACGATTACACATGGTACTTCTTTTCACGTCCACATTACAAGTACAGAAACAGCAAACGCGCAAATAGGAGAACCAATGGTGGATACTGGAAAGTTACAGGGAAGAAACGTAAAATCATGGATGAAAACAACGATGAGATTGGTACCAAGAAAACATTGGTTTTCTACCAAGGAAATGTGCCTAATGGAGTGAAGACTAATTGGGTCATTCATGAGTTCCATTCCAACATGAACTATTCTGACGag AGGGATTTTGTTCTGTGTCGTTTGAAGCAAAAACCGGATGGTAGCTCTGATGATGCAATATACGACGAAGGGCAGCCAAGTCAGCATGTAGCTCAACAG ATTGAACCTCAACATCAGGGGGATCAGTTGGAGTCACCAAGCGCCTTCAATGACCAGGATTCTGGCTACTCATATGCAGAACAGTTGGAGACATACATGTGGCAGGAGGCACCCTCCTATGGAAGCTATGCATATTATTCTAATGGTTATTGA